The region ACGCAGGGTGTTTTTGCAAAATGTACAGGTTAAGAATCAGCCTTACCTTTTGAATCAGACGGTACAGATGCCACGAAGGCAGACACACTATTATCACCAACTCAATCTTTTATAGAGAAATAAATTTCGAATACTGTGATTCCCCGGTCGTACAATTCAATACAGATAGACGTGTGATTCTACGCCTTCTATCGGGCCCAGTCTTAAGACTTGTACTGAGCAGTTCTATACCTTCTATCAATTTACACGTGAGTTTTGCGTATGTCAGAAACCTGACCTTGGACAGTGCTAGAAGAGTGCTAGAAGAGTGCCACACTCTTTTTAGACAGGTCTTTTAGGATGTGGTGAACTTTCCGTTTGTAGTGGAGTGTTGGATGCGCATCGGAAACATCCAAACATATGAGTGTCGGATGCGCATCGGAAACATCCAAACATATGCCGATGAAACGAGAGTTGTGCCTAGGCTGCTAACAGATTACAGGAATTTGGAGTTCGAGAGGAAGAACGGATGCGCATCGGAAACATCCAAACGTATGCCGATGAAACGAGAGCTGCGCCTAGGCTGCTAACAGATTACAGGAATTTGGAGTTCGAGAGGAAGAACGATTCAGCAAGGTGACTTGGGAGATACGGAGATAGTTAGAAGGTCAGAGCAGAGGCTAGAGATCCGTTCTACAGTAGGAGTACAACAGAGTGGGCAAAAGACAAACACGCAACAAAGTCGATCTGGTACTCAAACTACCACGCAGCCCTCTTCCTCGCAGATAGGCCGCCACAGCTCACGCCGTGCCACCAATGCCTCCGGCTCCCTTTCAGCTTCAACTGTACTTGCTGACTCGGATTTGGTTCTCCCTTGCTCTGCTTCTGCAGCTTCTCTCGCTATGACTGAGGACTGTAGACTGTGCTGTTCACAGCCTTCAGTGGCACTCCATTCCGCAGCGCTGCGACCTTCTTCTCGATGCAAACCACCGCCATGAAAGGATCGAGCAGCCGCCACTGGTGCATGAAAGACATCGATTGCTCGGCGCGCCGGGCCTCGTGTTCCAAGCACAGCAACGTGTACTTCAAATCACACAGAAAGTCATGCATGTTGGACCATTCCTTTCCACGGTCATCTCCATCAACTCTGGACGAACGGATCAGCAGCCACTCACCAAAGCATTTCCAAGCCCTAGCAAGAGAAGCCAGGCGCATGAGCTTGTCGGGCGACTCGTACATGAGGTCGATCTTACTCTTGTTCCACCTTTCCTTGTTGCCCTCGATCTTACTCTTGTTCCCTCGTTCCTTGCCCTCGATCTTCCACCCGGCGTCCATCATCAGAAGATGCGCGTGCAGCCGGAGATGGTTCCAGAGCATTCCAAAGCCACAGCCGCCCGGCCGCCGCGCGATCACGCTGGTGATGTCAACCCTCTCCAAATCCAGGACACTGGAAAGTTCTGCTCTCTGGCTGCTGTGATTGTGTGTCACCTCCCTGCGAGTGTACACCCGATCAACGGAAGGTGGCGTCGACTGTACCACGAGTTCAGAAGGCCTGTCATAATCCGTACTACAAGGCATTGCGTTCTGCATCTGTTGACTAGCACTGTGATCGAAGACATGATAGCTCGATAGGTTGCCGTGAGTGAAGGACTCCACTATGCGGCAGTAGACCATCTTGCCGCTGGAGGCAGAGCCGGATGGCGCGCTAGATGTTTTGCTTGCGCCTGGTTGTGAAGTGTTCTGCCCGCAGCCGAAAATCTCCTCAAAGATTTGCCTTTCCTCCTCAGAACCATCAAATGTGTCTTCTCTCAGCTCAGCAACATTCTTTTCAAACACCATCGTCATAAGATCCTCCTCGTTCATGCCCATTCCGGCCAGGAAGTCCATCCCATCCATCCTGTTTAGTGGTGCGAACTGAAGCAATCACACTGCAATGAAGGCATAAACAAAGTTAGCGCACACATATTTGCAACATTAGAAAAGCCCCAACTCTAAAGTCTCTAATTGCAGGAAATAATAATCACAAGAGGTAAGCTATGACTTGCAAAAACAGAGGCATGTAACACCTGAGCTAGCCTATGTAAGCATAAACGGATAGTTTAACAAAAAAGGAAGGAAACTGAAATAAAGTCCGGGACAGAGTAATGATAGCATTAGCCTTTCAAGTATACAAAAAAGATTGTTTTGAAATATCAATGTTGGCTCAGTAGTAAGTGTACTGAAGTGAAAGCACACATCAGAGTCGCAGAGCCCTGAAAGGCTGGACCTGAACCAGAATAGCAGTTCGTCATCGCAACGCAAGGATGGTAGGACgaacacaaaaaagaaaaaaaaatccaacAATGGGGGGATATCAGTGTGCGACGCATTTCGACGGGGAAAATTAATGATACAGTAATTAATCACCATACAACAAGagcaaaaaagaaaaacctaaaTCCACATGCATCAAGATTCCAGAACTCTGCCCAACATTCCGGCGGGCACTTCACCATTTGCAGGGCGGACAGATCAATCACATCATCCATCTGACGCACCGAACATGCAGGCAGCGGGCGAGCGATTTCCCCCAATCCAAGAACCAGATGCAAGGATGAAGAAGATGTACAGCTAACATACCAAGAACAGGCGGCGCCGATGGGAGCAATGGCGACGCCCCTTGCTGCCGAGAGGCTGACCTTCCGTGCCTGTGGGCAAGAAAATGCACCGCTCTATTCCCTCCCCGTTGGAGACCTCGCCTCCGCCTCCTCTCTCTTCTATATCCACCAAGCTCTGTCGGTCTCTTTCACCGAAACCACCGCACTGAACAGTAATGGCACTACCTCTTTGCCCCGGGGCGCGCGCGCAAAATCTCTGACTCGCACAGTGCAGGTGGTGAGAGGGCCGGTGGCAGCGCGCAAGCGGAATGCTGTGCCGGTTGCGAGGGGTTGGTTGGTTGCCACGACCGGCCCGAGATTTTTTTTAATAGAGTACAGACGCAAGCTTTCGTACATATGCATAtattttttttcgcgaatacgcaaagcttgcgtatcattgcattgatagaaggAATAGAATGAGTACAGAGAGGGGAACATCACATGACACGGACGCAGACAAGTGTGAACATGGTGCCCGGAGCAGGGAGACAAGGGATGCTCAGCCCGAACAAGGGATACAACCCAGCTAGACCTACCAAGCCTGAACCAAGAGCGGTCAAGTCGAACCAGCGAGAATACCAACATCGTGAAAACCAAAACCGGGGACACCGCGAGCAAGCAAgatagcgccttcaagaaggaatacGACGCCGAGACGCCATCGCCATCCGGTCTAgaggacctagggtttcccctgagctTGAGGAGGGGCTCAGCCGAGGACCTTGACAACGTCTTCAAGAAGATAACGACATCCGCAGACGCCGCCGCTGCCAGCACCGGCAAGCCGGGCAGGGATTTCACCCCGGCCGAAGGCTGAGCAATCCCATAGCCGCCGTGTCTAGAGTCGAAGATGAGGAAGCCCGCACTAGTCAAAGCCACCATGTCGGAAGGCGATTGGCGGGGCTGCACCTGCCGTCGGATGATGGCACTGCCTCCGGACCCACAAGCGTTGGATCTGACCAAAGGGGAGGCTTTGAGATGTACAAAGCAGGGTAGGCGGCGGAGCAAACCACGAGGAGGGTGGGGCGATTGCTATCCGCAACGCCGGCGAGCTAGGACTGGAGggacgcagatccgacctgccgtggCCATGGCCGTCGCGACGTCGGTGAGCCAAGCGAGTTGGAAAGAACGCAACTACTGGGTCACCGAGGGCGGAGCTGCCCGGCAGAGGACACCAGCGGCCGAGGGCACCGGAGAGACGCGGACCCTAGGTCGCCAGGGCCGGAGCAGCGCCAACAAGCACCCGCCTTGAGGAGCACCGTGACTGCACAAGCACTGTAGCCTCGTCGCCTCCGCACTTTAGCCATCTCCGTGGCTCGGGAGTGGAGGAAGACCAGTTGCAGTTCATGCGCCCAGCCCATAGTCGACGACAGCACCAGCAGGGCTAGCCGTGCCGTAGGTGGGGATGGGCGGACTGCAGGAGAGGACGCAGAGGCCGTAGCCAAGTGCGTCGCGCCCAACGCCGGACCAGCAGGATACTGCAGCAGCTGGAAGGGAGGGCGCTCGCGAGCATCGCCAGATCGGATCTGGGCGGGCCGGGCCGAGCGCGCAGGGAGCCAGGGCGCTGCCGCTGCCGTGGATCCGTCCAGGGAGGGAGCGAGCCCCGTG is a window of Triticum dicoccoides isolate Atlit2015 ecotype Zavitan chromosome 2B, WEW_v2.0, whole genome shotgun sequence DNA encoding:
- the LOC119364316 gene encoding uncharacterized protein LOC119364316, which codes for MDGMDFLAGMGMNEEDLMTMVFEKNVAELREDTFDGSEEERQIFEEIFGCGQNTSQPGASKTSSAPSGSASSGKMVYCRIVESFTHGNLSSYHVFDHSASQQMQNAMPCSTDYDRPSELVVQSTPPSVDRVYTRREVTHNHSSQRAELSSVLDLERVDITSVIARRPGGCGFGMLWNHLRLHAHLLMMDAGWKIEGKERGNKSKIEGNKERWNKSKIDLMYESPDKLMRLASLARAWKCFGEWLLIRSSRVDGDDRGKEWSNMHDFLCDLKYTLLCLEHEARRAEQSMSFMHQWRLLDPFMAVVCIEKKVAALRNGVPLKAVNSTVYSPQS